A region of Streptomyces deccanensis DNA encodes the following proteins:
- a CDS encoding 3'-5' exonuclease: MRHETTLLNVIDVEATCWDGQPPPGSVHEIIEIGLTVVDVSARCRVSRHRVLVRPVRSAVSDFCTELTGLTQAEVEQGVTFAEACRILVEEHGAGERPWASWGEYDRRQFARQSQADGVAYPFGYPTERTHTNAKAVFTAAYGLRKKPGMSQALRIAGLPLEGRHHRGEDDAWNIAALVLDLLDREAWPAKA, from the coding sequence ATGCGTCACGAAACCACCCTGCTCAACGTCATCGATGTGGAGGCCACCTGCTGGGACGGACAACCGCCGCCCGGCTCGGTGCACGAGATCATCGAGATCGGTCTCACCGTCGTGGACGTGTCGGCACGGTGTCGTGTGTCCCGGCACCGTGTCCTGGTCCGCCCCGTCCGCTCGGCGGTGAGCGACTTCTGCACGGAACTGACCGGCCTGACGCAGGCCGAGGTGGAACAGGGCGTCACCTTCGCCGAGGCGTGCCGGATCCTCGTCGAGGAGCACGGGGCGGGGGAGCGGCCCTGGGCGAGCTGGGGCGAGTACGACCGTCGGCAGTTCGCTCGGCAGAGTCAGGCCGACGGCGTGGCCTACCCGTTCGGCTATCCGACGGAGCGCACGCACACCAACGCCAAGGCCGTGTTCACCGCGGCCTACGGACTGCGCAAGAAGCCCGGCATGAGCCAGGCGCTGCGGATCGCGGGACTGCCGCTCGAGGGACGCCATCACCGGGGCGAGGACGACGCGTGGAACATCGCGGCACTCGTCCTCGATCTGCTGGACCGCGAGGCGTGGCCGGCGAAGGCCTGA
- a CDS encoding alpha/beta hydrolase, whose amino-acid sequence MERRKALGLIAATGAATAASFTAVPAFGDESGRAAGATGQGRATAKGGYTFALDKAVRRTPVRFKNRYGIELAADLYVPKNARGKLPALAVSGPFGAVKEQVSGLYANEFARRGYVALAFDPSFTGESGGRVRDVGSPDINTEDWSAAVDFLGLQKIVDRERIGAQGICGLSGMALTAAAADSRIKAVATSAMYDMSRAMSRGYQDYYTREQRQKVVDHLSRQRWIDAENGTYARLSAEVPFDENGNVAPSDRGLPETLPPDADPITTMFFNYYRTRRGYHPRSINSTTAWTGTTPMSFFAFRQMTNIDLLAPRKALLVTGSEAHSRYYSEDVQKTAPDTIDLLVVPGADHVDLYDRKDVIPFGKLDEFFTKNLV is encoded by the coding sequence ATGGAACGTCGTAAAGCGCTCGGACTGATCGCCGCCACCGGCGCCGCCACCGCCGCGTCCTTCACGGCCGTGCCCGCCTTCGGTGACGAGAGCGGCCGTGCCGCGGGCGCCACCGGACAGGGCAGGGCCACGGCCAAGGGCGGCTACACGTTCGCGCTGGACAAGGCCGTCAGGCGGACCCCGGTGCGGTTCAAGAACCGCTACGGCATCGAACTCGCCGCGGACCTCTACGTGCCGAAGAACGCCCGGGGCAAGCTGCCGGCCCTGGCGGTCAGCGGCCCGTTCGGCGCCGTCAAGGAACAGGTCTCCGGGCTCTACGCCAACGAGTTCGCCCGCCGCGGCTACGTCGCCCTCGCCTTCGACCCCTCCTTCACCGGGGAGAGCGGCGGCAGGGTGCGCGATGTGGGCTCGCCCGACATCAACACCGAGGACTGGAGCGCCGCCGTCGACTTCCTCGGCCTTCAGAAGATCGTCGATCGCGAGCGGATCGGCGCGCAGGGCATCTGCGGTCTGAGCGGGATGGCGCTCACCGCGGCCGCCGCGGACAGCCGTATCAAGGCGGTCGCCACGTCCGCGATGTACGACATGTCGCGTGCCATGTCCCGCGGCTACCAGGACTACTACACGCGTGAGCAGCGCCAGAAGGTCGTGGACCACCTCAGCCGGCAGCGCTGGATCGACGCCGAGAACGGCACCTACGCGCGGCTCTCCGCAGAGGTCCCCTTCGACGAGAACGGCAACGTCGCCCCCTCCGACCGCGGCCTGCCCGAGACCCTCCCGCCGGACGCCGACCCGATCACGACGATGTTCTTCAACTACTACCGCACCAGGCGCGGTTACCACCCGCGCTCGATCAACTCCACCACCGCGTGGACCGGGACCACGCCGATGTCGTTCTTCGCCTTCCGGCAGATGACGAACATCGACCTGCTCGCGCCCCGCAAGGCCCTTCTGGTGACCGGATCCGAGGCGCACTCCCGCTACTACTCCGAGGACGTCCAGAAGACGGCCCCCGACACCATCGACCTCCTGGTCGTCCCCGGCGCGGACCACGTCGACCTGTACGACCGCAAAGACGTCATCCCCTTCGGCAAGCTCGACGAGTTCTTCACCAAGAACCTCGTCTGA
- a CDS encoding AMP-binding protein, whose translation MSAADRVFDRVSELTATFTASSLDVAGLLCDRHPADRTAFTVVDGTGKSSTLTFGDLAADSHRYARALQGLGVGPGDRVATLMGKSTDLVTVILAVWRLGAVYVPLFTAFAPQAIALRLEGAGAHVVVVDPDQRHKLDPGPDMPEDPERRIVVTGTGTSRGDLSLAGLVAAASPEPVPTVTTSGHGPLVHMFTSGTTGKPKGVIHPVSYITGWQIYLEYGLGVTPDSSYWCAADPGWAYGLYSAIVAPLAAGIPSLLLSGGFSPETTWRTLLDHRVTDFTAAPTVYRGLRSSSVPVPQGLRLERASSAGEPLTPEVNEWAATALGLAVHDHFGQTEVGMPLANHHHPELARPLKAGSMGRPVPGWSLTVLADDKDEPAGPDVLGRVAIDVAASPLMTFRDYQIAGQSASKFTPDGRYYLTGDAGRVDADGDFFFSSRDDDVIIMAGYRIGPFEIESVLAQHPAVAECSVIGAPDEVRGEVIEAYVVPRDGVEGSPELAAELQQLVKTRYAAHAYPRTIHFIDALPKTPSGKIQRYVLRDRRRTDRTTTPEPR comes from the coding sequence GTGAGCGCCGCCGACCGGGTCTTTGACCGGGTCTCCGAACTGACCGCGACCTTCACGGCGTCTTCCCTCGACGTGGCCGGGCTCCTGTGCGACCGGCATCCGGCCGACCGCACGGCGTTCACCGTGGTCGACGGCACCGGGAAGTCTTCGACGCTGACCTTCGGCGACCTCGCCGCGGACTCGCACCGGTACGCCCGGGCTCTGCAAGGGCTCGGAGTCGGCCCGGGTGACCGGGTGGCGACCCTGATGGGCAAGAGCACCGATCTGGTCACCGTCATCCTGGCGGTCTGGCGGCTGGGCGCGGTGTACGTCCCGCTGTTCACCGCGTTCGCGCCCCAGGCCATCGCCCTGCGGCTGGAGGGCGCGGGTGCGCACGTGGTGGTCGTCGACCCCGATCAGCGGCACAAGCTCGATCCGGGCCCCGACATGCCGGAGGACCCCGAGCGCCGCATCGTCGTCACCGGGACCGGCACGTCACGCGGTGACTTGTCACTGGCCGGACTCGTCGCAGCCGCGTCGCCCGAGCCGGTCCCCACCGTCACCACGAGCGGGCACGGGCCCCTCGTGCACATGTTCACCTCCGGCACCACCGGCAAGCCCAAGGGGGTCATCCACCCCGTCTCCTACATCACCGGATGGCAGATCTACCTGGAGTACGGGCTGGGCGTCACCCCGGACAGCAGCTACTGGTGCGCGGCCGACCCCGGCTGGGCCTACGGGCTGTACTCCGCGATCGTCGCTCCGCTGGCCGCCGGCATCCCCAGTCTGTTGCTGTCCGGCGGGTTCTCTCCCGAGACGACCTGGCGCACCCTCCTCGACCACCGGGTCACCGACTTCACCGCCGCCCCCACCGTGTACCGGGGACTGCGCTCCTCATCGGTACCTGTACCGCAGGGGCTGCGGCTGGAACGGGCGTCCAGCGCGGGTGAGCCCCTGACCCCCGAGGTCAACGAGTGGGCCGCCACCGCGCTCGGCCTGGCCGTGCACGACCACTTCGGGCAGACCGAGGTCGGCATGCCCCTGGCCAACCACCACCATCCCGAACTCGCCCGCCCCCTCAAAGCCGGATCGATGGGCCGGCCGGTACCCGGCTGGAGCCTGACCGTCCTCGCCGACGACAAGGACGAGCCCGCCGGACCGGATGTCCTCGGCCGGGTCGCGATCGACGTCGCGGCGAGCCCGCTGATGACCTTCCGCGACTACCAGATCGCCGGGCAGAGCGCATCCAAGTTCACCCCGGACGGCCGCTACTACCTCACCGGCGACGCCGGACGGGTCGACGCCGACGGAGACTTCTTCTTCTCCTCCCGCGACGACGACGTCATCATCATGGCCGGGTACCGGATCGGACCGTTCGAGATCGAGAGCGTCCTCGCCCAGCACCCCGCAGTCGCCGAGTGCAGCGTCATCGGCGCACCCGACGAGGTCCGCGGCGAGGTCATCGAGGCCTACGTCGTCCCCCGCGACGGCGTCGAGGGATCACCCGAACTGGCCGCCGAGCTTCAGCAGTTGGTCAAGACCCGCTACGCCGCCCACGCCTATCCGCGCACCATCCATTTCATCGACGCCCTGCCCAAGACCCCGAGCGGCAAGATCCAGCGCTATGTGCTGCGTGACCGCCGACGCACCGACCGCACCACCACCCCGGAGCCACGTTGA
- a CDS encoding VOC family protein, translated as MTDSATARVTLLVLYSPRLEECRRFYQDLGLDFTAERHGRGPEHHAAVLGDGTVFELYPARPDRRTDALRLGLAVNGARATPPLARGRHLLTDPDGRTVEVHAT; from the coding sequence ATGACCGACTCGGCTACGGCCCGCGTGACCTTGCTGGTGTTGTACTCGCCCCGGCTCGAGGAATGCCGGCGCTTCTATCAGGACCTCGGCCTGGACTTCACCGCGGAGCGACACGGCCGGGGTCCCGAGCACCATGCCGCCGTCCTGGGCGACGGTACGGTCTTCGAGCTCTACCCGGCCCGTCCGGACCGGCGGACGGACGCGCTGCGGCTGGGCCTGGCCGTAAACGGCGCGAGGGCCACTCCCCCACTCGCCCGGGGGCGCCATCTGCTCACCGACCCGGACGGCCGCACCGTCGAGGTCCACGCCACCTGA
- a CDS encoding CocE/NonD family hydrolase translates to MQHLYDIDVRVPMRDGVALAANVWHPAEGKAPTLLVRLPYSKDSALLGHGSLPNVLALLEAGYALVVQDCRGTHRSEGEFVPHMADRHDGADTVAWITQQPWSDGTVGMYGPSYLGMVQWETAVTGAPGLKAIAPTFTSIDNYEAPWYGPGGALSLSLVTLWNVMMYGADARRSLAAGEATASHLRELGQAALSLEALNEMLPTAEVPVLAAYGKWWDDWMAHPSHDEYWDAMELTPELKNVTVPALNIGGWYDLYIGQTLRTYTAARQKAGTAQAREGQRLIVGPWDHGSTVGVFADRSFGPLADAQMMGLADLHVKFFDRWLRGDATALDGVAPVKLFVMGIDQWRDEQEWPLPDTQWTDYHLTSTGRANTADGDGTLTTEAPTEAGHETYLYDPRRPVPSAGGASMPTTPGFCGPVDQRKVAARDDVLCFATPVLDEAVEVTGPVSLTLYVSSSAVDTDFTAKLVDVFPDGRAINLCDGILRTRYRGGLATEELMEPGTVYEITVDMTGTSNVFLPGHRIRVDVSSSNFPRYDRNTNTGGVIARESEEQMVPAINHIHHGPNHPSRLVLPIIDRKDQA, encoded by the coding sequence ATGCAGCACCTATACGACATTGACGTCCGGGTCCCGATGCGTGACGGCGTGGCTCTCGCCGCCAACGTGTGGCATCCGGCCGAGGGCAAGGCTCCGACGCTGCTCGTGCGCCTGCCGTACAGCAAGGACTCGGCCCTCCTCGGCCACGGCTCCCTGCCCAACGTTCTGGCTCTGCTGGAGGCCGGTTACGCGTTGGTGGTGCAGGACTGCCGGGGCACACACCGCTCGGAAGGCGAGTTCGTTCCTCATATGGCGGACCGGCACGACGGTGCGGACACCGTCGCCTGGATCACCCAGCAGCCGTGGTCGGACGGCACGGTGGGCATGTACGGGCCGTCCTATCTGGGGATGGTCCAGTGGGAGACCGCCGTGACCGGCGCCCCCGGCCTCAAGGCGATCGCACCGACCTTCACTTCGATCGACAACTACGAGGCGCCCTGGTACGGCCCGGGCGGTGCGCTGTCGCTGAGCCTGGTCACGCTGTGGAACGTCATGATGTACGGGGCTGACGCGCGGCGGTCCCTGGCGGCCGGTGAGGCCACCGCGTCCCACCTGCGGGAGCTCGGTCAGGCGGCTCTGTCCTTGGAAGCTCTCAACGAGATGCTGCCGACGGCGGAGGTTCCTGTCCTGGCGGCGTACGGGAAGTGGTGGGACGACTGGATGGCCCACCCCTCCCACGACGAGTACTGGGACGCCATGGAGCTCACGCCCGAGCTCAAGAACGTCACCGTCCCGGCGCTGAACATCGGTGGCTGGTACGACCTCTACATCGGGCAGACCCTGCGCACCTACACCGCCGCCCGTCAGAAGGCGGGCACTGCCCAGGCTCGTGAGGGGCAGCGGCTGATCGTCGGTCCGTGGGATCACGGCTCCACGGTTGGCGTCTTTGCCGACCGGTCCTTCGGCCCATTGGCCGACGCGCAGATGATGGGCCTGGCGGACCTGCATGTGAAGTTCTTCGACCGCTGGCTGCGCGGTGACGCCACGGCCCTGGACGGCGTGGCGCCGGTGAAGCTCTTCGTGATGGGCATCGACCAGTGGCGCGACGAGCAGGAGTGGCCGCTGCCCGACACGCAGTGGACCGACTACCACCTCACGAGCACCGGCCGCGCCAACACCGCGGACGGCGATGGGACGTTGACCACCGAGGCGCCGACCGAGGCCGGGCACGAGACCTACCTGTACGACCCGCGCCGCCCGGTCCCCTCGGCGGGCGGGGCGTCCATGCCGACGACCCCGGGGTTCTGCGGCCCGGTCGACCAGCGGAAGGTCGCCGCCCGCGACGACGTCCTGTGCTTCGCGACCCCCGTTCTGGACGAGGCCGTCGAGGTCACCGGTCCGGTCAGCCTGACCCTGTACGTGTCCTCGTCGGCGGTGGACACCGACTTCACCGCCAAGCTCGTCGACGTCTTCCCGGACGGCAGGGCGATCAACCTGTGCGACGGCATCCTGCGCACCCGCTACCGGGGCGGCCTGGCCACGGAGGAACTGATGGAGCCAGGCACGGTCTACGAGATCACCGTCGACATGACCGGCACCTCCAATGTGTTCCTGCCCGGTCACCGCATCCGCGTGGACGTCTCCAGCAGCAACTTCCCGCGTTACGACCGCAACACCAACACCGGTGGCGTCATCGCCCGCGAGAGCGAGGAGCAGATGGTTCCCGCGATCAACCACATCCACCACGGACCGAACCACCCCAGCCGTCTGGTACTGCCGATCATCGACCGCAAGGACCAGGCGTGA
- a CDS encoding SDR family oxidoreductase, with product MNRYQGRVVAITGAAQGLGLAMATRFAAEGATVALADVNEAALADAAATISSARTDVVDVTDSAQVDAWIDGITTDLGRLDVLINNAGIIRDNRIEDITDDDWHAVVDVSLTGGFHCARAAFGPMKRQGYGRIVSFSSMSWRGNFGQTNYVAAKAGIVGMTRTLALEGARHGITANAIAPGLIETPMLASMNGPARDKLTHKIPMRHTGRPEDIAEAAAFLAGEAAGYITGVVLDVDGGISIGSSIR from the coding sequence ATGAATCGCTACCAGGGACGCGTCGTCGCCATCACCGGCGCCGCCCAGGGCCTCGGCCTCGCCATGGCGACCCGGTTCGCCGCGGAGGGCGCCACCGTCGCGCTGGCCGACGTCAACGAAGCGGCTCTCGCCGACGCGGCGGCAACCATAAGCAGCGCCCGCACCGACGTCGTGGACGTGACCGACTCGGCCCAGGTCGACGCCTGGATCGACGGCATCACCACCGACCTCGGCCGCCTCGACGTGCTGATCAACAACGCCGGCATCATCCGCGACAACCGTATCGAGGACATCACCGACGACGACTGGCACGCGGTCGTCGACGTCAGCCTCACCGGCGGCTTCCACTGCGCCCGCGCCGCGTTCGGCCCGATGAAACGCCAGGGCTACGGACGCATCGTCAGCTTCTCCTCCATGTCCTGGCGCGGGAACTTCGGCCAGACCAACTACGTGGCCGCCAAGGCCGGCATCGTCGGCATGACCCGCACCCTCGCCCTCGAAGGCGCCCGCCACGGCATCACCGCCAACGCCATCGCCCCCGGCCTCATCGAGACCCCCATGCTCGCCTCCATGAACGGCCCCGCACGCGACAAACTCACCCACAAGATCCCCATGCGACACACCGGCCGCCCCGAGGACATCGCCGAAGCCGCGGCCTTCCTCGCCGGCGAGGCCGCCGGCTACATCACCGGCGTCGTCCTGGACGTGGACGGCGGAATCTCCATCGGATCCTCGATCCGGTAG
- a CDS encoding cyclophilin-like fold protein, with protein sequence MSATGVASLLLALPACASSPEEPEGSPGSASATAPPSRPMTSDGSGDAGERTDDEIVGAVIRFSSDATSVDVTVDEDNPAVRDFVSMLPLTLTFEEYAGEEKISYLPRKLDHEGSPGSALERGDLLYFVPWGNIGFWYAREGNPPSDRTIHLGTYDATLEQLEQLEGERVTVAITD encoded by the coding sequence ATGTCCGCGACTGGTGTGGCCTCCCTCCTGCTGGCCCTGCCGGCCTGCGCGTCGTCGCCCGAAGAACCCGAGGGCTCCCCGGGCTCCGCCTCCGCCACGGCGCCGCCGTCGAGGCCCATGACGTCGGACGGCAGTGGCGACGCCGGTGAGAGGACAGACGATGAGATCGTCGGCGCCGTGATCCGGTTCTCCTCCGACGCGACCTCGGTGGACGTGACGGTCGACGAGGACAACCCCGCCGTCCGCGACTTCGTGTCGATGCTGCCCCTCACCCTCACGTTCGAGGAGTACGCCGGCGAGGAGAAGATCAGCTACCTGCCCCGCAAGCTCGATCACGAGGGTTCCCCGGGGTCTGCCCTGGAGCGAGGAGACCTGCTCTACTTCGTGCCCTGGGGGAACATCGGCTTCTGGTACGCGCGCGAGGGCAACCCTCCTTCCGACCGGACCATCCACCTCGGCACCTACGACGCCACGCTCGAGCAACTGGAACAGCTCGAAGGCGAACGCGTGACTGTCGCGATCACCGACTGA
- a CDS encoding enoyl-CoA hydratase/isomerase family protein — MTGIEPLLVEQRGPVRWLSLNRPERRNALDVTLIEALDKQITSAEADPATAVVAVAGRGPSFCAGGDFHQFLELHDRGENPVGFLTDVSACFSRIAASPKPWVAVLHGHAVAGGLELALACDVVVAADTTLIGDGHLQRRLVPAGGSSVRLPGAVGRGLSRWLLLTGELLPATAFADTGWIHATVPEADLDATAIRVCRQLADRHGPAQQHLKTLLHRIDGMGPEQALREELATFADNWPASEVADALRAFLAPHTTKAPTTTAPTTSAPTTKADHT; from the coding sequence TTGACCGGCATCGAACCACTGCTCGTCGAGCAACGCGGCCCCGTCCGATGGCTGTCGCTCAACCGCCCCGAGCGGCGCAACGCCCTCGATGTCACCCTCATCGAAGCGCTGGACAAGCAGATCACCAGCGCCGAGGCCGACCCCGCCACCGCGGTCGTCGCGGTGGCGGGCAGGGGCCCGAGCTTCTGCGCCGGCGGGGACTTCCACCAGTTCCTCGAACTCCACGACCGGGGGGAGAACCCGGTCGGCTTCCTGACCGACGTGTCAGCTTGCTTCAGCCGTATCGCGGCGAGCCCGAAACCGTGGGTCGCCGTGCTGCATGGTCACGCGGTCGCCGGGGGCCTCGAACTCGCCCTGGCCTGCGATGTCGTCGTCGCCGCCGACACCACGCTGATCGGCGACGGTCACCTGCAGAGGCGCCTGGTCCCGGCCGGCGGGTCGAGCGTCCGGCTGCCCGGCGCGGTCGGACGGGGGCTGTCCCGCTGGCTCCTGCTCACCGGCGAACTGCTGCCCGCGACCGCCTTCGCCGACACCGGCTGGATCCACGCGACCGTGCCCGAGGCCGACCTCGACGCGACCGCCATCCGCGTCTGCCGGCAGTTGGCCGATCGTCACGGCCCCGCTCAGCAACACCTCAAGACGCTGCTGCACCGGATCGACGGCATGGGCCCCGAGCAGGCCCTGCGCGAGGAACTGGCCACCTTCGCGGACAACTGGCCGGCGAGCGAGGTCGCCGACGCCCTGCGGGCCTTCCTCGCTCCCCACACCACGAAAGCGCCCACCACAACGGCGCCCACCACATCGGCGCCCACCACGAAAGCGGACCACACATGA
- a CDS encoding helix-turn-helix transcriptional regulator, protein MAPGPDHPADNRTEIRDFLASRRAKITPEQVGLPAGGRRRVPGLRREEVAVLAGVSPEWYTRLEKGHVGGVSEDVLDAVAKALRLDDDERTYLFDLARAARPARREPTRRRGVGVPPRVQWMIDSMTMSAAFVRNGRLDIVAGNPLVRALLAPVFASATADRHGRANFARFTFLDPIARHFYVDWHESVVITAALLRAEAGREPHDRDLRELIGELSTLSPEFRTQWAAHDVRIRHDGIKRLRHPDIGDLELTYQSLDLPLSDRAVHNLTVYTAEPGTSHEDRLKVLASWQAGSAPGEKPTHHPG, encoded by the coding sequence ATGGCCCCAGGACCCGACCACCCGGCGGACAACCGCACCGAGATCCGAGACTTCCTCGCCAGCCGGCGCGCGAAGATCACCCCGGAGCAGGTCGGGCTGCCCGCCGGCGGTCGGCGTCGCGTTCCCGGACTGCGGCGGGAGGAAGTGGCCGTCCTCGCCGGCGTGAGCCCCGAGTGGTACACACGCCTGGAGAAGGGGCACGTCGGCGGTGTCTCCGAAGACGTCCTCGACGCGGTAGCCAAGGCGTTGCGGCTCGACGACGACGAACGTACCTATCTCTTCGACCTGGCCCGGGCCGCCCGGCCCGCCCGCCGCGAACCCACCCGTCGGAGAGGCGTCGGGGTGCCGCCCCGCGTCCAGTGGATGATCGACTCCATGACGATGTCCGCAGCGTTCGTGCGCAACGGGCGGCTGGACATCGTCGCCGGCAACCCGCTGGTCCGCGCCCTGCTCGCGCCGGTCTTCGCCAGTGCCACCGCCGACCGGCACGGGCGGGCCAACTTCGCCCGCTTCACCTTCCTCGACCCGATCGCCCGGCACTTCTACGTCGACTGGCACGAATCCGTCGTCATCACCGCCGCGTTGCTGCGCGCGGAGGCCGGGCGGGAGCCGCATGACCGGGATCTGCGCGAGTTGATCGGCGAGCTGTCCACACTCAGTCCCGAGTTCCGTACCCAGTGGGCGGCCCACGACGTCCGCATCCGCCACGACGGCATCAAGCGCCTGCGCCACCCGGACATCGGGGATCTGGAGCTGACCTACCAGTCCCTGGACCTGCCCCTTTCCGACCGAGCGGTGCACAACCTCACCGTCTACACCGCGGAGCCCGGCACCTCGCACGAAGACAGACTCAAAGTCCTCGCCAGCTGGCAAGCCGGCTCCGCCCCGGGGGAGAAGCCGACCCATCACCCTGGGTGA
- a CDS encoding alcohol dehydrogenase catalytic domain-containing protein, with the protein MRAVVLTQPGGLDALRVMTVPMPERQPGWVRIKVRAFGVNESEVTTRKGESDAEVTYPRIPGIEGVGVVDEADEDSGLRPGQPVATMMGGMGRSFDGSYAQYVTVPAGQVIPFETGLPWEVAGALPEMFQTAYGSLATGLGLRAGQTLLIRGGTSTVGLSAATIAKDLGATVLSTTRSPDRAGELRAVGVDHPLVDNGTIADRVRELMPDGVDAVLELVGCSVLADTFRTVRRHGTVCFTGALAGQWTIPDFTPFMIPSGVRLTAYAGEATDLPAEVFQQQLQAIADGRLEVPVAKVHHGLEQVRDAQADVEAGTTPGKHVVLLDD; encoded by the coding sequence ATGCGAGCGGTCGTTTTGACTCAGCCCGGTGGACTGGATGCCCTGCGGGTCATGACGGTGCCGATGCCCGAGCGGCAGCCCGGATGGGTGCGCATCAAGGTGAGGGCGTTCGGCGTCAACGAGTCCGAGGTCACCACCCGCAAGGGCGAGTCGGACGCGGAGGTCACCTACCCGCGGATCCCCGGCATCGAGGGCGTCGGTGTGGTCGACGAGGCCGACGAGGACAGCGGGCTGCGCCCGGGGCAGCCGGTGGCGACCATGATGGGCGGCATGGGCAGGTCCTTCGACGGCTCGTACGCGCAGTACGTGACCGTCCCCGCGGGACAGGTCATCCCGTTCGAGACCGGCCTCCCGTGGGAGGTGGCCGGCGCGCTGCCGGAGATGTTCCAGACCGCCTACGGCTCCCTCGCCACGGGCCTCGGTCTGCGGGCGGGGCAGACGCTGCTGATCCGCGGCGGCACCTCCACGGTCGGGCTGAGCGCGGCCACGATCGCGAAGGACCTCGGAGCCACCGTGCTGTCCACCACTCGCAGCCCTGACCGGGCGGGGGAACTGCGGGCCGTGGGCGTCGACCATCCACTCGTCGACAACGGCACGATCGCCGACCGGGTGCGCGAGCTGATGCCGGACGGCGTCGACGCCGTACTGGAACTGGTGGGCTGCTCGGTCCTCGCCGACACCTTCCGCACCGTCCGCCGCCACGGCACCGTCTGCTTCACCGGAGCCCTGGCGGGCCAGTGGACGATCCCCGACTTCACCCCGTTCATGATTCCCAGCGGGGTGCGACTGACCGCTTATGCGGGCGAGGCCACCGACCTGCCCGCCGAGGTGTTCCAGCAGCAGCTGCAAGCCATCGCGGACGGGAGGCTCGAGGTGCCGGTCGCGAAGGTCCACCACGGCCTGGAGCAGGTGCGCGATGCCCAGGCCGACGTCGAGGCCGGCACGACGCCGGGCAAGCACGTCGTGCTGCTCGACGACTGA
- a CDS encoding TetR/AcrR family transcriptional regulator has product MTAETDSRDRRPRRTARRRVVDTRRRDELLRQAEAIILAEGFTSVTMDELTQRLGCSKATLYSLASTKEQLVLAVTRAFFRDATAEIEEVVRAEPDPRQRIRVYLAGVGTAMRRHSHAFYDDMVGYKPTAEIYRKNSAAAAHRVHEMIEEGVRAGVFRELNGHFAAQVVAVTIDAVQSGALLESTGLTAGDAFSELGDLLLEGLSAGQGAPGQDRGC; this is encoded by the coding sequence GTGACGGCCGAAACCGACTCGCGTGACCGACGCCCGCGCCGAACGGCGCGCAGGCGGGTCGTGGACACCCGTCGGCGGGACGAACTGCTGCGTCAGGCCGAGGCGATCATCCTGGCCGAAGGCTTCACCTCGGTGACCATGGATGAGCTCACCCAGCGGCTCGGGTGCTCCAAGGCCACGCTGTACAGCCTGGCCTCCACCAAGGAACAGCTGGTACTCGCGGTCACCCGTGCCTTCTTCCGGGATGCGACCGCCGAGATCGAGGAGGTCGTCCGGGCCGAACCCGACCCCAGGCAGCGTATCCGGGTCTACCTCGCCGGCGTCGGCACCGCCATGCGCAGGCACTCCCATGCCTTCTACGACGACATGGTCGGTTACAAGCCGACGGCGGAGATCTACCGCAAGAACTCCGCCGCCGCCGCGCACCGCGTCCACGAAATGATCGAGGAGGGCGTGCGCGCCGGCGTCTTCCGCGAGCTCAACGGGCATTTCGCCGCCCAGGTGGTGGCCGTGACCATCGACGCGGTCCAGTCGGGGGCCCTCCTGGAGAGTACCGGCCTGACCGCGGGCGACGCTTTCTCGGAACTGGGGGACCTCCTCCTGGAAGGGCTCAGCGCGGGGCAGGGCGCGCCCGGACAAGACCGGGGGTGTTGA